From the genome of Thermodesulfobacteriota bacterium:
CGGCACGGACAATATCGACAAGATCGCCGCGACGAAGAAGGGCGTGGTGGTGATGAACACCCCGGGCGGCAACACCATCACCACCGGCGAGCACGCCCTGGCGATGATGATGTCGCTGGCGCGGCAGATCCCGCAGGCCACCGCCTCGATGAAGTCGGGGAAGTGGGAGAAGAACAAGTTCATGGGGATCGAGCTCACCGACAAGACGCTGGGCATCGTCGGCCTGGGAGCCATCGGCAAGGTGGTGGCGGAGCGGGCGGTCGGGCTGAAGATGGTCGTGGTCGCCTTCGATCCGTACGTGTCGAAGGAGGACGCGGGTCGGCTGGGCGTCGAGACGGTTTCGCTGGACGAGCTGTACCGCCGGTCCGACTTCATCACATACCATACCCCGCTGACCCCGGAGACCAAGGGGATGGTGAACGCCGCCTCCATCGCGAAGATGAAGGACGGCGTGTGCCTCGTCAACTGCGCCCGCGGGGCGCTCGTGAACGAGGCCGACCTGCTGGCGGCGCTGCAGTCCGGCAAGGTCCGGGGGGCCGCCCTCGACGTATTCAACGCGGAGCCGCCTCCTCCCGACATGCCGCTCCTCTCGCACCCCAATGTGGTCTTGACCCCGCATCTCGGCGCTTCCACGACCGAGGCCCAGGAAAAAGTCGCGGTCCTCATCGCGGAGCAGATCTGCGACTTCCTCAAGAAGGGGACCATCCGGAACTCGGTGAATTTCCCGTCCGTGTCGGGGGAGCTGCTCCCCATCCTGAAACCGTTCCTGCTCCTGGGGGAGCGCCTCGGCGCGTTCCACGGGCAGCTCCTCAAGTCCCCGGTGCGGGAGCTCCGGATCGAGTACCACGGCGAGGTCGGTAAGCTGGCGATCGACCCGGTCACGATCTCGGTGCTGAAGGGGCTATTGCAGTACCAGACCGAGGAAGTGAACCTGGTCAACTCCCGGATGGTGGCCGAGGACCGGGGGATCAAGATCAGCGAGTCGAAGGTCCCCAAGTCCGATCCGTACGCGAGCCTGATCCGCGTGGTCGCCGTGACCGAGGAGAAGGAGTTTTCCGTCTCGGGGACCGTGTTCGGCGGCGCCCCGAAGGTCGTGCAGATCGACTCGTACCTGATCGAGGCCGATCTCTCCGGCGGGATCCTCATGCTCAACAACCAGGACGTTCCCGGAGTGCTCGGCCGGGTCGGCACGTTCCTGGGCGAGAAGGGCATCAACATCGCCGGGCTGCAGCTCGGCCGGAAGCAGGCGGGGGGGATCGCGGTGGCGTTGATCAACGTGGACAACGTGGTTCCCGAGAATGTGCTCGGGCAGTTGAGCCGGCTGCCCAACATCACCGCGGCGAACTACCTGGTGTTCTGAACCCTTCACGGGAAGGCGGATTGCGCTGTTGAAAAGCGTCATCGTGATCGGCGCCCAATGGGGCGATGAAGGCAAGGGCAAGATCGTCGACATCTATTCCGAGTTCGCCGATACGATCGTGCGCCCGACGGGCGGCAACAACGCCGGGCACACCCTCATGGTCAAGGGGGAGAAGTTCGTATTCCACCTCATCCCCTCGGGGATCCTTCACCCGGGGAAGAAATGCGTCATCGCCAACGGGGTGGTGGTCGACCCGAAAGTCCTTCTTTCGGAGATCGACCGGCTGAAGGAGCGAGGGTACCTCGCCGACGACGGGCAGCTCAAGCTGGGGCTGCTGGCCAACGTGATCCTCCCTTACCACATCCTGATCGACAAGGGCAGGGAGGAGAAGCTCGGCAGCCGGAGGATCGGGACCACCGCGCGCGGCATCGGCCCCTGCTACGAGGACAAGATGGCCCGCATCGGCATCCGCGTCTGCGACCTTGCGCGGCCGGAGGTGTTCGGGGAGAAGCTGCGGGCGAACCTCGAGCTGAAGAACTTCCTCCTGAAGAATTATTTCGGAGCGGAGGAAGTCGATTACGGGAAGACGCTGGACGAATATCTCGCCTGCGGGGAACGGCTGAGGCCCTACCTCATCGACACTTCCCATTTCATCAACATGGAGATCCGGAAGGGATCGAAGGTGCTGTTCGAGGGAGCGCAGGGGACGATGCTCGACGTCGACCACGGAACCTACCCGTTCGTCACCTCTTCGAACACGACGGCGGGGGGCGTATGCACCGGGTCCGGGGTCGGGCCCACGAAGATCAGCGCGGTCATCGGCGTTTCGAAGGCGTACGCGACCCGCGTGGGAGGCGGCCCGTTTCCGACGGAGCTTTTCGACGACGACGGGCAGACGATGCGGGACCGGGGGCACGAGTACGGCTCGACGACGGGTCGTCCCCGCCGCTGCGGCTGGTTCGACGCCCCGGCGGTGCGGTACGCCGCCCGCCTGAACGGGATGGCCAGCGTGGCGCTCACCAAGCTCGACGTCCTGTCGGGGATGGCGCGGCTGAAGGTCTGCGTCGCCTACGACGTCCACGGCGTCCGGCGGGAAGAAGTCCCTCTATCGCAGTTCGATTTCGAGGCGGCCCGCCCCGTTTACGAAGAAGTGGAGGGGTGGAAGGAGGACATCTCCGAGGCGCGGGAGTACGGCGACCTCCCGAAGGCGGCCCAGAAATACATCCGCATGCTGGAGGAGATCACGGACGTGGAGATCTCCCTGGTGTCGGTGGGCGCCGACCGGAACCAGACGATCATCCGGCGAAACCCCTTTCGCGCTTGACACTTTCGGGCTCCCTTTTTTAAAATGGTCCGTTCCGGGGGAGCCCATAGCTCAGTTGGCAGAGCATCTGACTTTTAATCAGAGGGCCGCTGGTTCGATCCCAGCTGGGCTCACCAGGTCACGCGTCCCCATCGTCTAGTCCGGCCAAGGACACCGCCCTTTCACGGCGGCGACGGGGGTTCAAATCCCCCTGGGGACGCCATTTTTTTACCCATCGTCCATTGAGGGGATTTGAACGGGCGAGCGGCGCTGAAGCGTAGCGAAGAATAGCGCGACGCACGGGAGCCCCGCTACGATCTAAAGCGCTGGCGGGGTACCTCGTTCTTCTCGACGAGAGGCACGCGTCAGCCCATTGCCCCGCCGCGAGCCCATGGATGGGCGAGTGCTGCAAAGGCCATGGATGGCCGGGAGCAGCC
Proteins encoded in this window:
- the serA gene encoding phosphoglycerate dehydrogenase, yielding MKVLALDNLQQVGIDVFLKEGVEVDVKGKMTPEELAAVISSYDAVVVRGATKATAATFENATRVKVIGRAGSGTDNIDKIAATKKGVVVMNTPGGNTITTGEHALAMMMSLARQIPQATASMKSGKWEKNKFMGIELTDKTLGIVGLGAIGKVVAERAVGLKMVVVAFDPYVSKEDAGRLGVETVSLDELYRRSDFITYHTPLTPETKGMVNAASIAKMKDGVCLVNCARGALVNEADLLAALQSGKVRGAALDVFNAEPPPPDMPLLSHPNVVLTPHLGASTTEAQEKVAVLIAEQICDFLKKGTIRNSVNFPSVSGELLPILKPFLLLGERLGAFHGQLLKSPVRELRIEYHGEVGKLAIDPVTISVLKGLLQYQTEEVNLVNSRMVAEDRGIKISESKVPKSDPYASLIRVVAVTEEKEFSVSGTVFGGAPKVVQIDSYLIEADLSGGILMLNNQDVPGVLGRVGTFLGEKGINIAGLQLGRKQAGGIAVALINVDNVVPENVLGQLSRLPNITAANYLVF
- a CDS encoding adenylosuccinate synthase; amino-acid sequence: MKSVIVIGAQWGDEGKGKIVDIYSEFADTIVRPTGGNNAGHTLMVKGEKFVFHLIPSGILHPGKKCVIANGVVVDPKVLLSEIDRLKERGYLADDGQLKLGLLANVILPYHILIDKGREEKLGSRRIGTTARGIGPCYEDKMARIGIRVCDLARPEVFGEKLRANLELKNFLLKNYFGAEEVDYGKTLDEYLACGERLRPYLIDTSHFINMEIRKGSKVLFEGAQGTMLDVDHGTYPFVTSSNTTAGGVCTGSGVGPTKISAVIGVSKAYATRVGGGPFPTELFDDDGQTMRDRGHEYGSTTGRPRRCGWFDAPAVRYAARLNGMASVALTKLDVLSGMARLKVCVAYDVHGVRREEVPLSQFDFEAARPVYEEVEGWKEDISEAREYGDLPKAAQKYIRMLEEITDVEISLVSVGADRNQTIIRRNPFRA